One genomic segment of Hymenobacter psoromatis includes these proteins:
- a CDS encoding BatA domain-containing protein — protein sequence MQLLYPGFLWGLFGISIPVFIHLLQLRRPQRVLFSNTGFIQEIELTTTRRRRIEELVILLTRVVAIAFLVLLFCQPFILSKASNKPTSNEVNMLLDNSGSMQALGQSDTPLNQEAVVSAQALGKSYVSTARFTLLGQRPANMQQAAFLLTAVSRQVGVTAQGWGRAEVRTVLQEEAQGPLYIFSDFQKSEMRPQLIQHIKTAGEVVLVPLMAKPTANIFVDSVWLNDAFVRARANVTLHIRFRNGGSIPLVNCPVKVILGKQQVAAFQISVVAGQNTETTVQVQLVDDKLALGKVVTQDTPITFDNTYYFTLQPASAIRILEIGPEPMTKAAYANEPLFTYSYAKPQAVDYGVLRRANLVILREAPQVNAGLRAALVEVTRRGGSVVIVPPGSIAAHAAYNELFQALGIAGEQWQHDPNALPVRQEVLMPNARNPFFKDVFGVQPQQVAMPQVAPIVRLQRAGTNILQLRDGDGFLTEFPSRTGHVYIFAAPFSTDYSDFATHALFVPVLYRLAIVSYRTDQLPAYRLTDPALTLPVPNEDERTTNEQASYRLVHDSATYIPIQRVQAEQLHLDVPTGLRTPGFYELRRQGKVVTTLAFNSAKGESELGVYSVAELRQLIGPNHPNVRVLENSEQPATIARYRAEQTGQPLWRYCLLAVLACLLAEGILLRVGQQRTAARLAVN from the coding sequence ATGCAATTATTATATCCGGGATTTTTGTGGGGATTATTTGGGATTAGTATTCCGGTCTTTATTCATTTGCTGCAATTGCGTCGGCCACAAAGGGTGCTTTTTAGTAATACTGGTTTTATACAAGAAATAGAGTTGACGACTACGCGTCGGCGGCGGATAGAAGAGCTAGTAATTTTGCTGACCCGAGTGGTAGCCATAGCTTTCTTAGTGTTACTTTTTTGCCAACCATTTATTCTCAGTAAAGCTTCCAATAAGCCTACTAGTAATGAGGTAAACATGCTACTTGATAATTCGGGAAGTATGCAGGCGCTTGGTCAGTCTGATACACCGCTTAATCAAGAAGCAGTAGTAAGTGCACAAGCACTTGGTAAGAGCTATGTAAGCACAGCGCGTTTCACGCTGTTAGGCCAAAGACCAGCAAATATGCAGCAAGCTGCCTTTTTGCTAACGGCTGTCTCCAGGCAAGTAGGTGTCACGGCGCAGGGCTGGGGTAGAGCAGAAGTTCGAACGGTTTTGCAAGAGGAAGCGCAAGGGCCGCTGTACATTTTCAGCGATTTTCAAAAGAGCGAAATGCGGCCTCAGCTTATCCAACATATAAAAACTGCTGGGGAAGTTGTGTTGGTGCCACTTATGGCCAAGCCAACGGCTAATATTTTTGTGGACAGCGTGTGGCTGAATGATGCCTTTGTGCGGGCACGTGCCAATGTAACGCTACACATTAGGTTTCGAAATGGGGGTAGTATTCCACTTGTTAATTGCCCGGTGAAAGTGATATTAGGTAAACAACAGGTGGCGGCCTTTCAGATTTCGGTAGTTGCGGGGCAGAATACGGAGACTACCGTGCAAGTGCAATTAGTTGACGATAAACTGGCTTTAGGAAAGGTAGTGACTCAAGATACACCGATTACATTTGATAATACCTATTATTTTACTCTGCAGCCCGCTTCGGCAATTCGGATACTAGAGATTGGGCCGGAGCCTATGACGAAGGCTGCTTATGCCAACGAACCGCTGTTTACCTATAGCTATGCTAAGCCGCAGGCTGTTGATTATGGCGTTTTGCGGCGAGCAAACTTGGTAATATTGCGGGAAGCACCGCAGGTAAACGCGGGATTGCGAGCGGCCTTAGTAGAGGTAACGCGGCGGGGGGGGAGCGTAGTGATAGTACCTCCTGGTAGCATAGCGGCACATGCTGCTTATAATGAATTATTTCAAGCGTTGGGAATAGCGGGTGAACAATGGCAACATGACCCTAATGCATTGCCAGTACGCCAGGAAGTACTGATGCCAAACGCGCGTAACCCTTTTTTTAAGGATGTATTCGGGGTGCAGCCGCAACAGGTGGCTATGCCCCAAGTGGCCCCGATAGTACGCTTACAGCGGGCAGGCACGAACATTCTACAACTGCGGGATGGCGATGGTTTCTTAACTGAGTTTCCAAGTAGGACAGGGCACGTTTACATTTTTGCAGCACCTTTTAGTACAGACTATTCCGACTTCGCGACGCACGCGCTATTCGTGCCGGTGCTGTATCGACTGGCGATAGTAAGCTACCGAACTGACCAGTTACCGGCTTATCGACTGACCGACCCAGCACTGACGTTACCGGTACCAAATGAAGATGAGCGAACTACGAATGAGCAGGCGAGCTACCGGCTAGTGCACGACAGTGCCACTTATATCCCCATTCAGCGCGTACAAGCGGAACAACTGCACTTGGATGTGCCAACCGGATTACGAACACCGGGTTTTTACGAATTACGCCGGCAGGGTAAGGTAGTCACTACCCTGGCATTTAATTCGGCGAAGGGCGAGTCAGAGTTGGGGGTTTATTCGGTGGCTGAGCTAAGGCAGCTCATCGGGCCCAACCACCCAAACGTGCGGGTGCTGGAAAATAGTGAGCAGCCCGCGACGATAGCGCGCTACCGGGCAGAACAAACTGGCCAGCCGTTGTGGCGCTATTGCTTGTTAGCAGTGCTGGCCTGCCTGTTGGCCGAAGGAATATTGCTGCGGGTGGGGCAGCAACGAACCGCGGCGCGCTTAGCCGTGAACTAA
- a CDS encoding DUF4199 domain-containing protein → METTGDSQVTPTSVGLRYGLLTGLICIIISFGLNAMHMEASPLRYLTYAVIIGGIVLAQREFKLCSAGFMGYGQGLGIGTLLSGVVGLLSAVFAYVYINFVDPDIITRGLEKARADMEARGTMSDAQIEQGLAWGAKFSNGPFLFVLIIILTLLFGLVVSLITAAILKNAKPEFE, encoded by the coding sequence ATGGAAACCACTGGCGACTCCCAAGTTACTCCGACCTCAGTAGGATTGCGCTATGGGCTACTGACGGGATTAATTTGCATCATCATCTCTTTCGGATTGAATGCAATGCATATGGAAGCATCTCCACTCCGCTACCTAACTTATGCGGTGATAATAGGAGGAATTGTTTTGGCGCAACGCGAATTTAAACTGTGTAGCGCCGGCTTTATGGGCTATGGTCAGGGATTGGGTATTGGCACCCTATTATCAGGGGTAGTTGGGTTGCTGAGCGCTGTATTCGCTTACGTGTACATCAATTTTGTGGACCCCGACATTATTACTCGTGGTTTGGAAAAAGCACGTGCGGATATGGAAGCTCGTGGTACAATGTCAGACGCGCAAATTGAGCAAGGATTAGCTTGGGGAGCTAAGTTTAGTAATGGTCCGTTTCTATTTGTGCTTATTATCATTCTTACGTTACTCTTTGGATTGGTTGTCAGCTTGATAACCGCAGCCATTCTTAAAAACGCGAAGCCTGAATTTGAATAA
- a CDS encoding DUF4199 family protein → MQAANPNTKPEISRATAGELIVRLGLRFGVGVGVAGAAWLLFLQLTENNAFGPKQLMGQLLVPIAVAGSQWTLRRLLAPVPPGVGRAMAVGWLTATLAAALAGASVWGLAHGVGEAALIKNRAEMVEIVRVQQQIRPKEKRNAQFEAQELQQMAQLTIRDLAVGTFTRVLLLGLVLAIPSGLFLRK, encoded by the coding sequence ATGCAAGCCGCGAATCCAAATACCAAACCAGAAATATCCCGCGCTACGGCCGGCGAGCTAATTGTACGGCTCGGGCTACGCTTCGGAGTGGGGGTAGGGGTAGCGGGCGCGGCATGGTTACTTTTCTTGCAACTGACTGAAAATAATGCTTTTGGTCCCAAGCAGCTGATGGGGCAGCTGCTGGTGCCAATCGCGGTGGCAGGAAGCCAGTGGACGCTGCGGCGGCTTCTGGCACCCGTGCCGCCGGGCGTGGGGCGAGCTATGGCGGTGGGCTGGCTCACGGCTACGCTGGCCGCGGCCCTCGCAGGTGCCAGTGTATGGGGGCTGGCGCACGGGGTAGGCGAAGCGGCTCTGATTAAAAACCGGGCGGAGATGGTAGAAATAGTGCGGGTGCAACAACAAATTCGTCCCAAAGAGAAACGTAATGCTCAGTTTGAGGCCCAGGAGCTGCAGCAAATGGCTCAATTGACTATCCGCGACTTAGCAGTAGGGACTTTTACCCGTGTATTATTGCTGGGGTTAGTGCTAGCCATACCAAGTGGCCTATTTTTGCGCAAGTAG
- a CDS encoding glycosyltransferase family 2 protein: MELSIVIPLLNEEESLPELTRWIARVLTARGLSYEVILIDDGSTDDSWAVIEALAGQDMALRGIRFNRNYGKSAALNVGFEAARGRVVFTMDADLQDSPEELPELYRMITQDGYDLVSGWKQKRYDPISKTLPTKLFNGATRAISGIKLHDFNCGLKAYDQRVVKAIEVYGEMHRYIPVIAKWNGFKKIGEKVVQHQERKYGVTKFGLERFIYGFLDLASITFVGKFRRRPMHFFGTLGTLSFFFGTLLTLWLVGEKAWLAWHNLRARDVTDQPLFFLALVAVIVGMQLFLAGFLGELIQLNGPKRNDYLVRETLR; encoded by the coding sequence GTGGAGCTTTCCATCGTGATTCCCTTGCTGAATGAGGAAGAATCGCTACCCGAACTCACGCGCTGGATAGCGCGGGTGCTCACGGCGCGCGGGCTATCCTACGAAGTGATTTTGATTGACGACGGCTCGACCGACGATTCGTGGGCGGTAATTGAGGCGCTAGCGGGCCAAGACATGGCCCTGCGCGGCATCCGCTTCAACCGCAACTATGGTAAGTCGGCGGCGCTCAACGTGGGTTTTGAGGCCGCGCGGGGCCGGGTCGTGTTCACGATGGATGCCGACCTGCAAGACTCGCCTGAGGAACTGCCAGAATTGTACCGCATGATAACCCAGGACGGCTACGACCTGGTAAGCGGCTGGAAGCAAAAGCGCTACGACCCGATTTCCAAAACCCTGCCGACCAAGCTTTTTAACGGTGCGACGCGGGCCATCTCGGGCATTAAGCTGCACGATTTCAACTGCGGCCTCAAGGCCTACGACCAGCGCGTGGTGAAGGCCATTGAGGTCTACGGCGAGATGCACCGTTACATCCCGGTTATCGCCAAGTGGAACGGCTTCAAGAAGATAGGTGAAAAGGTAGTCCAGCACCAGGAACGCAAGTACGGCGTCACTAAGTTTGGGCTGGAGCGCTTTATCTACGGCTTTCTGGATTTGGCCAGCATCACGTTCGTGGGCAAGTTTCGGCGGCGGCCCATGCACTTTTTTGGCACGCTGGGCACGCTCTCGTTCTTCTTCGGTACGCTATTGACTCTATGGCTGGTAGGCGAAAAAGCGTGGCTGGCCTGGCACAACCTCCGCGCCCGTGACGTGACGGACCAGCCGCTGTTTTTCCTGGCCCTGGTGGCGGTAATTGTGGGGATGCAGCTATTCCTAGCAGGTTTTCTGGGTGAATTAATTCAGCTCAACGGACCCAAGCGCAACGACTACCTGGTGCGCGAAACGCTGCGATGA